The Alkalihalobacillus sp. LMS6 genomic interval ATGTCTTTCAGAAATGGAGCGGTTTAAAATGGCGTCCTGTACTTTTTCTGGCAAATTCAATAAACGCAATTTATTTGCAATCGTTGACTGACCTTTACCTAATCGTTGCGCAAGGCTTTCTTGTGTTAATTGATGAATTTCAATTAATTTCGCATAAGCGACTGCTTCTTCTATCGCAGTTAAGCCTTCTCGTTGTAAATTTTCTATTAAAGCGATCGATGCTGTTTGTGAATCATTAAACTCTTTTATAATTGCAGGTATGGTTTCCCATCCTAAAGAAGAAACAGCTCTAAACCGACGCTCCCCTGCAATGATTTCATATTTTTCTTCTCTAATTCGGACAACAATTGGTTGTATGACACCATGTGTACGAATTGTTTGTGCTAATTCTGTGATTCGCTCTTCATCAAAAACCGTTCTTGGCTGAAAGCGATTTGGTACAATGTCTTGAATTGGAATTTGTTTTACTTCCTCATTCTCAATTAGATCAGCATCGTCATTTTTATCATTAAAGCCAAATAGGCGTGAAAACGATTGCTTCATCGCCTCAGACACCACCTTTTATTAAATAACCATCATTTGTATTTCGACACCTTTAAAAGTCATTCCTCTGTTGAGACGAATGTGTTCCACGTGAAACAGCTGTATCGTACATTTGCCTGCTTAAACAATTGGCTGCTTATTAGGCGTTCCAGGCTTTCTAGGATACTTTTTCGGCGTTGATTTTATTTTTTTTATCGTTACGATATGACGGTCACTTTTTTCAACTGGTAAAGAAAAGAAATGATTATGTTCAATTTGTCCACCTAATAGTTTAATTGCTTTTTCCCCATCATTAAGCTCTTGATTCGTACCTGCTGCTTTTAAAGCAATAAAAGAACCATCCACTTTCGTAAAAGGTAAACATAGTTCTGCAAGAACTGACATTCGTGCAACGGCTCTAGCTGTCACAATATCATATTTTTCTCTATGCAAGCTGCTTTTACCTGCTAATTCTGCACGATCGTGGTAAAAAGACACATTTGTGAGGCCTAACTCATCTGCTAAAAACGTCAAAAATCCTATTCTTTTATTTAAAGAATCAATAATGGATACCTGTAAATCAGGATAAAGAATTTTTAATGGAAGACTTGGAAAACCAGCTCCTGCGCCAATATCTAAAATAGACTGATTCGTAAACGGGAAATAAAAACTCGGTGTAATGGAGTCATAAAAATGCTTCAAATACACGTCATCTTTAGCAACAATTGCCGTTAAATTAATATTTTCATTCCACTCAACGAGCAGTTCGAAGTAACGGTTGAACTGCTCTTTTTGAGTAGAAGAAAGGATAATATTTTTTTCTGCAAGTAATTCTGGAAACTTCTCGTAACTCATATAAACAACCTCACGATGATGTTTTGGCAAGACGGCCTTGCTCTAAATACACGAGCAAAATCGATACATCTGCAGGATTTACACCAGAGACACGAGAAGCCTGTCCTACAGATAATGGTCTAACCAGTTGTAATTTTTGCCGAGCTTCCGTCGCTAGGCCTTGTATGGCATCATAATCAAGGTCTTCAGGAATTTGTTTACGTTCCATTTTCTTTAATCGCTCAACTTGCTGCCATTGTTTTTCGATATACCCTTCATACTTGACTTGAATTTCTACTTGTTCACATACTTCGTCATCAATTTCCTGTTCCGGCTGAGGGATCACTTTTAATAAGTCCTTATAAGTCATCTCTGGACGTTTTAACATGGCTTCTGCTTTTAATGC includes:
- the noc gene encoding nucleoid occlusion protein, whose amino-acid sequence is MKQSFSRLFGFNDKNDDADLIENEEVKQIPIQDIVPNRFQPRTVFDEERITELAQTIRTHGVIQPIVVRIREEKYEIIAGERRFRAVSSLGWETIPAIIKEFNDSQTASIALIENLQREGLTAIEEAVAYAKLIEIHQLTQESLAQRLGKGQSTIANKLRLLNLPEKVQDAILNRSISERHARALIGLKDNHEAQEMILEQIVENQLNVKQTEELVQRFLYPEVEEQEEVKKKKSTRKSYPKDMRIAMNTIRQSVDMVMKTGLKVDTDEEDNDDFYQFTIRIPKK
- the rsmG gene encoding 16S rRNA (guanine(527)-N(7))-methyltransferase RsmG, producing the protein MSYEKFPELLAEKNIILSSTQKEQFNRYFELLVEWNENINLTAIVAKDDVYLKHFYDSITPSFYFPFTNQSILDIGAGAGFPSLPLKILYPDLQVSIIDSLNKRIGFLTFLADELGLTNVSFYHDRAELAGKSSLHREKYDIVTARAVARMSVLAELCLPFTKVDGSFIALKAAGTNQELNDGEKAIKLLGGQIEHNHFFSLPVEKSDRHIVTIKKIKSTPKKYPRKPGTPNKQPIV